ctctgtcagggttcagCCTCCTGCTAGCTCATGGCAGGACTGccttcatcccccttggcagccctgctgacctcctctccctgcggtggtcaggggcagactggcagccatgtccccagattgcccctggctgggctgggtgggtggaatTTTGGATTggattttggtctgtcctggtgaggtgcCAATCGGAaggcttgtcagtccggggctaaggggccaattgttgcccccccatcctggactgagcccaccccaagcccacttactgttttattaagagggaacagattagatattgggggggggggaatctcacagtgtagttcagcagtggaataggctgcctaaggaggtttgctggcaggggctcctgggaattgtagtccatgggcatctgcagggccgcagtttgactacccctgctttaggctgatcctgcattgagcggggcggggcatgaatgggggaggggactggatggcctgaatggccccttcctactctttgattctatgaaatttggaAAAAATTGACTGATGTGGGCCCTGGTCACACCAAGTGCAACTGGAAAGAGCTTAAGAATACATGACTGGCAATATGCAATGCCTCCCACTCACAGCCAGATATTAATGAAGAAAATCGATCAATGAATCCAGGAGGGGATCCATAATCAGCTCCCCTCTTGTACAGTCCAGtcttccttcatttataccccacctatCTCTCCACTGGGGAAACAGTCCTGTATGTGTGACCCAGGACTGAAAGAAGGGTGCTCTGCGCATGCTCAAAAGCCACTTGTTCTTTAACACGGCTTCACTGGTTCGAGTCTTGAGCTCTGACATAGCAAAGAAGTTTCTGAATCTGAGCCCTATTTTGGTTGAGCTTCATCTACTGTAAACTCATTTAGaggacagcaaaacaaaatcagagcccagtggcacctttaagaccaaccaagatttattcaaggcgtgagctctccagtgcaagcactcttcctcagaaagctcacaccatgaatcaatctctgttggtcttaaaggtgccagtggactctgattttgtttggttgtgctgcctcagaccaacacggctacccgcttgaatctatcgCTTAGAGGAGTCCTGCTCAAATTATTATTAACTAAAATACAAACAAGATCTAGCCAAAAAGAACAGCATAATTTTGTTCCTGGGCTGCTCAGGAATCTAATACTATCCTGTATCTTGCCTGGGCTGGGATGAAGCTGGGGGCTGGTCTGACTTACTCTGTGAGCCAGGGAAAAGTACACAGCATGGAAAGTTTGTAACACTACTGTGTCCCACTCCTTGTGGCAAGAAGAGCAAGGCAGTAATCTCTCAGGGCAGATATGTTTGGCAAAACCTAATCCCCTCAGTACTCAATGGCCCTTGCTCCTAAGCAAGCAACCATAGTATTATGTGGTTTTAGCTTAACAAAACAGGTAGAAATTACAATGGAGAAGCCactgcaggaaaatcacaacagGAGTTGTGAAGCACATTTAACAATTTGTTCCTGATCAGGAAATTGCAATTGGACCAAAATGCAACTTGCCTGGGTTTTCTCAGAGAATACCTGGGAGAGCCCATATCAGGCCTGTTCTGATGCAGGTGCACTGGCTCCTGGATGAATTCCAAATCAgggtcaaggttctggttttaaccttcaaggccatttgtagGCTGAGCCCCATGTAACTGAGGGACTGCCTGCCtgactataccccccccccccaaaaaaaaagggctTTTCCCTTTAAGGCTTTGGAGAAAGGAAACACCTGGTGCATTAACTGCTGCAATAAATTACACAGGCATGGTGTTAGTAATTGAGACCTTGTTACTGCTGACTTGGATCGCCATATGTGCTGAGCTGTTGGCTGCTTTCAGTTATAACTAAGAAGTTTGGTAATGTATGAAACTGTATGGGCTATTGATACTGGAGATTATATTTAAAAGGTTTTGGTTTGACTGTTGTTATTTCTGCTTATAGATTGCAAAAGAAGGAATTTGGTATTGACCCTACTTAGTAACACAGAAAGAGGTAAGGTTagattaatataattttaaaatataacctGTATAACCTGTAATATGAACTATTAATTTTGATTGTTTAAGTATTCAGGACTGGCCACGGATGAAAAATGGAAAACAGAATTCCAAATCAGGGTCAAGGTTCttggtcttaaccttcaaggccatttgcaggcTGAGCCCCATGTAACTGAGGGACTGTCTGACTGACTGTATACGCAGGGCTTTGTGCTTGGAAAATttgaacaggctggtgatccctggcccccaaggGGTacatttggcttcaaccagggccccctggtagaacaagctctctaaagagctgtgggcccttttgagagccagtgcaATTTCAGAGGGCCTGTGAGATAGACCACTtgcaccaggcattcggttggggCCAACAATCCAAGTTGGCCATTTCTACAAGGACTTCCCCCCTTGGGCATATGGATATACTTACAGACAAGGGCTTTGGACACAGGGATAGTAAAGGAAGTTTAGAAAGgggttttaataatttttaaaattatttttaatctaatgctttttattattttacattttgtgtTGCTAACAGCCccaagccagcttgccaggaggggcagcataaaaatccaaagatacataatttttttttatttcagcagATGCTTTTGTGGACTAGAGCCAATTGATGGGtacatctctcccctcccctcatggcTTCTGTTAGAATAAAAACATGGCTGTCCTTAAGGAAGGCGAGAAGGCCGCATAGCGTAGCCCAgccttctcagatctcagaagataaataGTTAGTATTTGAGTCTATTAAGGCTGACTGAggccacagcaaaccacctctgcttctgacAGGCCTTGTTGGGGTCGCCACaagctggctgcaacttgaaACATTTTAGACACACAAATGCCTCATAAATCATGCAGCATCTTTTACTAGGGACCCCTGAAAAAACTGAGAAGGTTGGGTGTAAGTTTTAGGACTGGGGAGATATTGCTATGCAACCATGAAGCTCACTTTGTGAACGTGAGTCACTTATCTTCCCACAGTCTCTCTCACCACGTTGTTGTAGGGAGCTGCCTGGGAActctggttcaaatccctacttaaGCATGGAGTTCATCAGCAGGCCCTGGATCTGTCATTCTCTCTCactctagtccaggctttctcaaccagggtttcttgatggccctgggtttcccaaatgggtgggaacaggcttcctcgggaggtggtcggttctccatctttggagatttttaaacagaggctggatagccatctgacggagaggctgattctgtggaggttcaagggggtggcagctgacagtggatgagcgatagggatatgagtgtcctgcacagtgctgagggttggactagatgacccaggaggtcccttcccattctgttattctatgattctaggagttattaaatatttatcaggtgatatagccATATGTGGACATGTCAAcctgcacccccctcccaaatggacagtgatgggctggggggggtacacagctatgcttcccacccatattatgcatgatcgcaccagttctggggtttctcgagcctgaggaatgtttcaggggtttctcagtggtaaaagggttgagaaagactgctcccagcccctacctggtggaataagctcccaaagGAGGCACCGGCCTTGTTGGAGCTtatccagttccacagggcttgcaaaactgagttcttccatcaggttgaggccagccagtcagtaacatctaagaaccccctcccctgcaacatctggatctggcaatcaaCACGGGAGAGCAATTTGGGAGAGGCTTAGAAGCAAGGAATGCCTATGTTGTTTTAGATATTCCAGTAGATTGATTTAAACTCAGTTGATTTTATATTGCTGTACAGTGCCCGCCGGGGAAGGCTGGGTGGAGAGGGGCAGtcttataaatccaattataaataagagaaataaataaaaatgcgaGAAAGCCCCTAAAAGCCAAGCACAAccgttcctgcccacccactctcaaAACGCTTACCAGACTCGGAGATGGATCCTGGTGAGAAAAGAGTGGGCTCCCCTGCCATACAGCCCCTCCTCCGAAGCTCCCATTTTCGCCATAGAAGCTGATCTCCGCAGTCTGGAGATGGGGTCAATTCCggtgatcctcaggtcccacctggaggctggcatccctaagtggaACTGCCTGTCTGAGATGGTTGCATTTCCTCCGTCCAGGCCACCTGACATGGTTAGGGCGGAGGGCAAAACACCCAGcccccctacaccaggggtagtcaacctgtggtcctccagatgtccatggactacaattccaatgagcccctgtcagcaaatactggcaggggctcatgggaattgtagtccattgacatctggaaggccacaggttgactacctgtacCCCTACCCTacaccaggtgtagtcaacctgtggtcctccagatgtccatggactacaattcccatgagccagcgtttgctggcaggggctcatgggaattgtagtccatggacatctggaggaccacaggttgactacccctgcccaacacCACCCTCCTGGGCATGCAAGCGGCAAGCCTACCTGGGCAACTCGCTCTCCTGGGTCCGGCCGACCGCACCCGGGAACCAAAAAGGCCTCGCGCCCTTGCAAGTTGCAACGCCCGCCCCCCTTACTCACCGGTGTAGAAGGCCAGGACCGCCACGGGTGCGCCCAGCAGCTGGTCGCACAGCACCTTGGCCGCCACCGCCCGCGGCGCCCGGCCGGGCAGGAGCCGCTCGAGCGCGCGGAGCCAGACGTAGTTAAAGTTGCCGTGGAAGGTCAGCGCCACCAGCGCCACGTGCCGCGTCTGCCGCCAGTCGGCCGCCGAGCCCGGAGCGCGCCGGAGCCGCTGCTGAGCCGCGTCGCCCGCCGCGAAGAGACCCCCGTAGAGCAGCAGGTTGCACAGCCAGGGCGAGCGGCGCGCCCAGCGGCCCAGCAGCGCCATCGCCTTGCCGGGGCTGCAGGGCTGGCGTCTCCAGGGcggctcctcctgctcctccacccccccccccccgcctctgcctCCTCTTCACATTCTCCCCATTGTTCCTCCGTTGCTAGGCGAGGTTCAGCTTCCTGGTAATTTCCACGCACGTCAAAACAGCAATGCAACCGCCGGCCGCTGGTCCCTGCTGTCCAGCATCGTGTTTcagaaagggggcgggggaggaggaggaaaagtcgGATCTGCATAGACAAGAACTCCTCCAAATCCAGGATCAATTTCCAAGCAGGTGACTCTTTTTCACAGCAGGGAGGTAAAATATGTTCTCCCACAGTGGGGGCgggaagtcatccagagtggttaggtcacgcctctgctTGGCCAGGTAGGGCAATTGGAGTGCAGATTTCTTGCAGCCACTTAGCCTGACCTTCCAGTTTTAGATTGCCCAACTGCCCAGGTAGGAGATCCCGAGCTCTGCTCCTGATCAATAGAATCCATTGGATTTACAAAATTAAACAGCTGCAAAAAGaacaagaaggagagttggttcttatatgccgcttttctctacctgaaggagtctcaaagcggcttacaatccccttccctttcctctccccacaagagacaccctgtgagggaggggaggctgagagagccctgagattactgaagaagaacagttggttcttatatgccactttttaacAAGCCGAAATTCTGCTCCTGTAGCCTGAAGaagatgccgtttttctctacccgaaggtgtgttaaagtggcttacaatccccttccctttcctctccccacaacagacagcctgtgaggtgggtgacgctgagagagccctgagattactgaagaagagttggttcttatatgctgcttttctctacccaaaggtgtctcaaagcggcttacagttgccttccctttcctctccccacaacaggcaccctgtgagagaagtggggctgagagccctgatatcgctgcttggtcagaacagttttatcagtgccatggtaagcccaaggtcacccagctggctgcacgtgggggagtgcagaatcgaacccagcatgccagattagaagtccgcactcctaaccactacaccaaactggcctcctaaccactacaccaagaggatATTTTTCTGGCTTTGCCCCACTAGAGAAAAAAAGACTTCAGGTGAGTCTAATGTTTCAATTACCTCTTAATGGCTGCAGACCAAACAGCTGTCAAAGAGGTAGTTCAAGAGGGGCTACGCAGTTATGGGGTTGTGCGGTAGCTTTTTTCACACACCCTGCCCATAGCGCTGCAAAATGATTCataatttttctctaacagaggCGGAAGAGAGCCCCACGAGTCAGTCATGGACACTTATCCCTTACAGGTTTACTGGAAGTGTGGTTAGGTTTGGGGCCAAATGTCCCCTCATCTCAGCTGTGAAGTTTATtgagtgatcttgggtcagtccaATTACCAAGTAGTTGTGAGGACAAATGTGCTTCTCTGAGCTTCTTGTAAAGTGGGGGGGACCAAACGGTGATGATAGACCTCCATCAAATAACggggtgtgcccccccccactaGAAAACGTGATTCAATGTTCAATTTGAAGATTATCAGAGActtaaaacatttagaaaagagcTTTGGAGAGAGGTGTCTGTGGAATTGTCCTGGTCTGatgtccttcctctcctcacaccctATTGTCCATCCCTCAAAAGCCCAGGAGCTTCTcaacatggagttggcaacctaccttgcagggctgttgtgcagatagaAAGGAGATAATAACGTAAACAGCTTGTGTTATTATTATCTCCTTTCtgtctgcacaacagccctgcaaggtaggttagactgaaactACGTGACTGATCCAAAACCACCCAGTCAGAttgggatctgaacctggatctcacaCACAGATCTAAGTGTGCCACTCTGGCTTtcacagggtggctgctgttgaacagtggtGGGTAGCCAGGCCTAGCAGAATCATGCAAGTCGGGAGGTATCAAGATGCACAGTGGATGCTGCCAGcctcagggcatttccacacatcagaaaaaatgggtgttatgccagctgaatggcatagcattatcatgcctccaagcccctcctcacctttttgctgtgtcgatttcgtctgctgccttttcacgcgTCTCACCTTCCAcaggtgctgctggaaatggcggaagagagcaacacgctttatacCTGAcattcttctgcctgtcaatcaagccagccaGCCCGCCCCCAGCACCGATTTTGGAAGGAGAGGTAAGTGAAGGCGTGGGAGTCCGCTCAGTGCTtcccctgcctccctctgcctctcgccccccccaaaaaaacagtacCCCCGCTAGCTCCCGTTGCATGGAAGCCTGCAGTGGGCTTTTAGTAGTATAAGATAATGCAGGCACAAGGAAAGCATTGTGGTGTAGCAGCTCCATCAGTACAAAAGGGTACCACAAAGAAGACCTTCTGGATAatggttgctttttcttctgtGCGATGGGGTTTATCTTTTTCTTTCACCAGCCTGGTTGGAGCCCACTCTACCTGAGAATTTGTTCTCAACCCTCTGTTGACGTGACTGATTATGAAATTCGTATTCAGAGTACTTGTGTTACTAAAACCAAGCAAGATCATCCCATGGATCAGAAACCAGACCTCCTGCTTGTGCTATTACATGAGCTACCTTCAGTAGCGAAACGCTGGCaaacaatttttgtgtgtgtgtgctgctggACAAGAGTTCCCCAGGATAGATTTTGCCTCTGTGATACAGCCCACATGATTTCTTTATACCAAATGCTCCCAGATGAATTATActgcctgctcttcctccttgCTGCAAAACCTTGACAAGTATACCCTTTGTCCAGTAGCAGTGCATTTAAAGTGTTGTCTTTGTGTACTATTAAGACTCAGATGCTTATTAAGAtttattgtatgattattttaatgtattaattattttgcaaatcatggaagggacctccagggtcatctagtccaaccccctgcccaatgcaggatctcacaactacctgcctacccacagtaacctcaatttcatgcccaagttatcTCCCTACCAGAaaagtccagcctggaggaaattcattgaCCACcccaattagcaattccctgagtatgcaaggaagggccacgagagacaatggcacgtcccttcctgcccacccattcataCTCGGTGCCTAATAGTCTGTTAGCTATGATTTGTAATAATATCAGACCGGTTCTAATAGTTTTGTCTTTGTGGCTGTTCAAATCCCCCAAAAACCAATggtctcttttaaaaaatgcagtgatCTGATAGAACTAAAGAGACATAACCTTCCAAGTGTTTTGTCTCAAGTCGCTAGGATTCTTTTAACACCACGAGATGGGTAGCTGAGTTAGTTTGTCTGATGCAGTAGGAAAGAGAGAGCCCAGCAGCGCTTTCAAGACTAATGGAATTTGTGACAAGGTAGGATTATTCgttagtcactgctcacttctggagtccatgccttacgaggagagcTTGAAATAATTTGGTatgtgtagccaggagagcctcttgtggcgcagagtggtaaggcagctgacatgcagtctgaaagcattgcccatgaggctgggagttcaatcccagcagccggctcaaggtggactcagccttccatccttccgaggtcggtaaaatgagtacccagcttgctggggggtaaacggtaatgactggggaaggcactggcaaggccaccctgtattttttaattaatatatattttttattttcataaagatataaatatataaaagagacagtataagtcaggggtagtcaaactgcagccctccagatgtccatggactacaattcccagaagcccctgccagcgaatgctggcaggggcttctgggaattgtagtccatggacatttggagggccgcagtttgactacccctggtataagttgttaatacaaagaatggTAAAAGAAAGTCTtcattggttacatttacaccccctccattaggtgcctccttttagttatgctttaaatttagattGGGAGGcaaagccatacattgcaactgggaataccatagccttgactagacacacttttgttgttggcagggtgatttgtctgctttttaggatgctgtctagatttgccatagctttcctccccaggagcaagcgtcttttaatttctttgctgcagtccccatctgcagtgatctcggagcccaggaaaataaaatctgtcactacctctatttcttccccatctatttgccaggaattgagaggtccggatgccatgatcttagccggatgccagcttttgcactctcctccttcacccgcatcaagaggctctttagttcctcttcactttctgccattagagtggaatCATATGCATATTTGAGGCTATTGATCATTTATATACAACTAgcaattaagcccactgtaaaagaaatacagcgggcgctagctgttcccaaccgccctggcagcgctgcccgggcgggtgggaagggctggcccccccaaactcccccccttCACCTATGCACCTCCTTGACTAATATATTACATACGGCATTATGTCTCCTAATCCTCATGTCCTGAAGTACCAGACACAGTCCCAAGACATGAGACAATGGCTCATATCTAGCCCCACATTTATGACAACTAATTGCTGATTTGTTCCCCTCTTCCAATAACTTCTCTAGTAGGTACGACGCTACTTCTTAATTTAAGGGACCTAATAAACTgtctttcagacagcatgtttagACCCAAAAGACAACCGTTACTAATCCATTCATCTTTGGAAACCTCTATACCACttccttgacagaccaatgaacACCCACCTTTCAAATTCCCTGTACCCTCTAGGTCCTATTGGTACAATCTCCATATCAAAGGTATCTGGTATTTCCTTTGCTGCTACTCCTAGTTCCAGCCACaatcctctataccaggggtagtcaaactgcggtcctccagatgtccatggactacaattcccaggagccccctgccagcgttcgctggcagggggctcctgggaattgtagtccatggacatctggagggccacagtttgactacccctgctctatacttaGTTTGCACACATCCCCTACACGACAAGCCTCTCTAATCACAACAGTGTCAGATTGTGCCATTCTATGGTACCGACCCATTCTTATCTGGGGAACCAATTTTTCCAAGCATCCGATTCCTAAACTGCTATCTCTTAAATTACAATATAGCAAACTATTAGTTGTTGTCTCTGGCAGATGGAGCCAGGTTTTCACTTTGGACCTAATTAAATCATCGATGGTGCTTAATTTGACCTTTCCAGTTTCCATATGATCTAAGCCAAATAATAATCGGGGTATCATATAATCCTGCCGCACAATCTCGAGTCTCTGCGTCTGTTTTAAAAGTACCTTTGAGATTCTTTCCAGCCAAATCCTAACTTTTTAGATACAATCTTCCTGAACGATCCCTCTCCAAGGGTCAATCTATAAACCAAGACATCTTTCCATCCTGCCTGGGTCGATCCATGGGATTACCTCCTTGCCACTTTTCCATCCAATACAATCATTTACTGTGAAAGTCCTTTTTTCCGACTTTAATATAAAATCCACAACATTTCCTGGCTTGTGTTTTCAGACCTGAATTCTTACAAAATGCTTCAACCACCTTTAAATTCCACCTTTCCGTTGTCTCCCAATCTTCGGTCAAAATTGCCAAGTCGTCGGCAAAAGCCGACGCTgagatatttatattttttagcTTAAAGCCATTTCTTATTTTTTCCCAACTCATTTATTAGAGGATCCATGGCAATATTGACCAGGATAGGGACATAGAGCTCCCTATTTCACGCCAACTTCCAACTTTTTCTCTTATCCTCAACCTGAAACTTCGTGGTAGCATGCACGTCgctgcccccctattattgacCCTCCCAACACTATAGTTGCTTTGGCCCAACACTACTGGGATCTGCGTTCCAGGCTGCGTCtcccttctctcagcctcactccctAGCATGATTGTCCTACCCCAAGAGCAGGTCTTATCAATATaactgaactactctaactgccTAAACTCACCgccccttccaaccccaaaaaATCCCACCTGCAACCCTCCCAA
This window of the Paroedura picta isolate Pp20150507F chromosome 18, Ppicta_v3.0, whole genome shotgun sequence genome carries:
- the MPV17L gene encoding mpv17-like protein isoform X3, which translates into the protein MALLGRWARRSPWLCNLLLYGGLFAAGDAAQQRLRRAPGSAADWRQTRHVALVALTFHGNFNYVWLRALERLLPGRAPRAVAAKVLCDQLLGAPVAVLAFYTGMPASRWDLRITGIDPISRLRRSASMAKMGASEEGLYGRGAHSFLTRIHLRVWDEYTSRERRRFLRLQTEVLEYI
- the MPV17L gene encoding mpv17-like protein isoform X1, encoding MALLGRWARRSPWLCNLLLYGGLFAAGDAAQQRLRRAPGSAADWRQTRHVALVALTFHGNFNYVWLRALERLLPGRAPRAVAAKVLCDQLLGAPVAVLAFYTGMSILQGKEDVFLDCRQKFWNTYKTGLMYWPFVQLSNFSLVPVYLRTAYTGLCGFIWMTFLCFSQQCGDGTVKSALRLFQEEKTSRDEKSLQK
- the MPV17L gene encoding mpv17-like protein isoform X2, with translation MALLGRWARRSPWLCNLLLYGGLFAAGDAAQQRLRRAPGSAADWRQTRHVALVALTFHGNFNYVWLRALERLLPGRAPRAVAAKVLCDQLLGAPVAVLAFYTGMSILQGKEDVFLDCRQKFWNTYKLSNFSLVPVYLRTAYTGLCGFIWMTFLCFSQQCGDGTVKSALRLFQEEKTSRDEKSLQK